TCCTTGTACATCAAAATTACTTAAAGACAACGTCTGCGCTGCGTCTAATTTTACGTAGGTTGAATTATCACCAACCGAAACTACTGCGAAATATGCATATTTATCTAAAGTAACTTTTGCAATACCATCACCATCGGTAATGGTTTTAGCTAATAATTGTTGTTGGTAATCGTATAATTTAATTTCGGCACCAGAAATTGGTAAGGTTGAAACAATGTTAGAAACTGCAAAGAAATAACTTCCGTTTTCACCACGTTTTGCAATAACCCCAACATCGGATGCTAAAACATTAGTTTTAATGGCTTTGTTGTAATAATACGAATCGTCACACGGATTATCGCGTTGTTCCCAATCGTAATAGTAATAATCGTAATCATAATCGTACGCAGATGCGCTACGCACTTCGCCATCTTTAGCGGTAAGCGGTTCTACAGCTTCTATTTCTTCTGTAATACAATCTAAAGCTGCATAACTTTTTTTGTATGAAAGTTCAACCGAATAAATAGCACCTGGATCTGGAATAATTAGCTTGGCTAAATCAATCGCATAAACATTCCAGCGATTCATTTTCTTTAATTTATTCGGATTTAAATAAATGGTTTGACGGGCAACCGGAGCGCCTACGCGTTTTAAATTGCGATCGGTATTGTAATCGTTATCCTGAAAAAATTGTAAAATGTTATTGTTGTAAACTTTATAAACAACCACATCAACAGCATTTAAGTTGATGCTTTTAAAGTTTATTTTTAAATCGTTAGAAGTTGGTAAAATGGTTCCGCTACGCACAAACTGAATTTCTGGTAAATTAGAACCCAGCGTAATATTGGTAACAAAATCGTTTTTTAGCTTAATATTATCTTGACTAACAATACCCTGAAAAACTTGCAATTGTTTATCGCCGGTTAAGCTTTCGGGATAAAAAACTTTAAGTACATTTCCTGCCGTTGCAAATTTTAAATCGGTTGCATCTTGCAACTGAACCAAACCTGCAAAGTTTTGTGTGCCTTTTAAAGGATCAGAAAAGTTTATTAAAATGGCGTTTTCAACATCACTCATTTCGGCTTGAATAACCGAAAAGTTGTTTTTACCTGGAATTGGAAAGGTTACTTCGCCTTTCTGATCAATTCCTAACGGATTTCCGTCCCAAAAAATATCGATTTGTGAATCGGTATCTAAACGCTGAATCGAATCAATATAAAACTCAAAATTATTTTGAGCCATATCTGATCCTCTAAATTTAACTTTTAGCTTGTTTTTACCTTGTTTGGCAGTAATAAGTTTTTCTGCCTGATCGGCCATAATGCGATCGGCTGCCTGAAAATTCATATTCAGATATTGGTAATCTTTAGAATACGACTGAATATCAACAAAACTAATAGCAAAGTTCTGTTTTATGGTTTTTACCTTAAATACAAAGGTGCGTTGCTCTTTGGGCACATCGGCTAATTTACCTAAATGAAAAGTAACGGTATATTCGGTATCTTGATTAAACTTATCTTTAGGAATAAAGGCAACGGTATTGGCATTAATAGCAATTACCTTACCTGAAACCTTTGGTGATATAGAAAACAAGTCGGAATCTAATTCCTGGTTGGGCTCCCAATCTAAATGATCGGTAGTTAAAACCGTTCTAATATCTGAATTTGCAGCTATTAATCCGTTGGTATAACTAACAATATAATTGGTAAAATCATCGGGGTTAGAAACTTCTGTGTTTTTGTCGGAACAAGAAAAAAATAAGAAAATTGAGGCTACTAATATTCCTAAAATTGAGTTCTTCATAATCTGATATCTTATGTGAAAGATAACTAAATTTTAAGGAAAAAAGTATAAATCAAAGCGTTTATCTTCTTTTTTTAAAAAAATCAAGCATTAATTGAGCACATTCATTTTCTAACACCCCACGTAGAACTTTTGTTTTAGGATGCAAGTTGGCTCCTAAAGCTACATACCCACGTTTTTCATCGGCTGCACCATAAACAACTTTACTTATTTGGCTCCAATACAAAGCACCAGCGCACATTTGACAAGGTTCTAAGGTTACATACAAGGTACAATTATGTAAATATTTACCGCCCAAATTATTAGCTGATGCCGTTATAGCTTGCATTTCTGCATGCGCCGTTACATCATTCAACATTTCGGTTAAATTATGCGTTTTAGCAATAATCTGATTGTTAACTACAACCACAGCGCCAACAGGAATTTCGCCTGCATCAAAAGCATTTTTTGCTTCAGACAAAGCGATGCGCATAAAATATTCGTCTGTAAAAATATTTTCCATAATTCTAATATGTTCAATAAAAAATTGTTTATACAAAAATACAATACATATTGTACCTTTGTTGTGCTATGAGTAAAGTATTAAAACATATTTCTGAACCGGCCGATTTACGCCAATTGCCAATTGCTGATTTACCGGTAGTTGCGCAAGAATTGCGAGATTTTATAATTGATATCGTTTCTACCAAAGAAGGGCATTTGGGAGCAAGCTTAGGCGTTGTAGAACTTACCATTGCTTTGCATTATGTTTTTAATACGCCGAATGATTTATTGGTTTGGGATGTGGGCCACCAGGCTTATGGCCATAAAATACTTACCGGTCGTAAAGCAATTTTTGATACCAATCGCCAAAAAAACGGTATTTCAGGATTTCCGAAACGTGCAGAAAGCGAATACGATGCGTTTGGCGTTGGCCATTCGTCTACCTCAATTTCTGCTGCTTTAGGCATGGCATTGGCTTCGGCTTTACAAGGCGATACCGAAAAGCAACACATAGCGGTTATTGGTGATGCATCTATTGCATCAGGAATGGCTTTTGAAGGATTAAATCACGCCGGTGTTACCGATGCTAACTTATTGGTTATTTTAAATGATAATGCCATTGGGATTGACCCTAGCGTTGGAGCGTTAAAACAATATTTAACCGAAGTTAAGGCCGGAACAACGCACCGAGCAAACAATATTATTAAAGCACTAAACTTTGATTATTCAGGACCGATTGACGGCCATGATATTGAAGGTTTAATTAAAGAGCTAAATCGATTAAAACAAATTAAAGGCCCTAAGTTTTTACATGTAATCACCACAAAAGGCAAAGGTTTAAAACAAGCCGAAGAAGATCAGGTACTTTATCATGCTCCGGGCAAATTTAATAAAGAAACGGGCGATATTTACCCGAAAACAGAAGTTGGTTTACCACCTAAATTTCAAGATGTTTTTGGGCATACCATTGTTGAATTGGCAGAAAAAAACCCGAAAATTATTGGAATTACTCCGGCCATGCCAACAGGCTCTTCCTTAAAATACATGATGGAACGCTTTCCGGATCGTGCCATTGATGTGGGCATTGCCGAACAGCATGCTGTAACTTTGGCTGCCGGTATGGCAACACAAGGATTAGTTGTTTTTTGTAACATCTATTCAACCTTTTTACAGCGCGCTTACGATCAGGTTATTCATGATGTTGCCTTACAAAATTTACCCGTTATTTTTTGTTTAGATCGCGCAGGATTGGTGGGCGAAGATGGTGCCACACACCAAGGCGTTTATGATATTGCTTATTTAAATTGCGTACCTAACTTAACGTTGGTTGCTCCTTTAAATGAAATGGAACTACGCAACATTATGTTTACCGCACAGCAAGGTTTAAGTTTTCCGTTAGCGATTCGTTATCCGCGCGGACGTGGATATCACGTAAATTGGAAAAATGAATTTGAAACTTTTGTTTTTTCAAAAGTGCATCAATTAAACCATGGTAAAAAAACAGCTGTTTTAACAACCGGAACAATCGGAAATCAGGCACTAAATGTTATTTTGAGTAATCAAAATTTAAAACAAAATGTTTCGTTATATCATTTTCCGACTATAAAACCTTTAAATGAAGCTGAACTGCGAAAAATTGCAGCAAAATACGAACAAATTATTACAATTGAAGAAGGAAGCATTGTGGGCGGATTTGGCTCTAGCCTTGCTGTTTTTTACAATCAGGAAGAAATAAATGTTAAAATTAAGCATTTAGGCGTTCCAGATTGCATTGTTGAGCATGCAACTGTTTTACAGCAACAAGAATTTTGTAATTTAGACGAAAATTATTTGAGAAATCTTTTAGAAAGATATTTAAATTTATAACATTTGTAATCCCCACTATATAATTATCTAAATGAAAAAAATAATTTATTTATTTACTTTTTTATTATTGATTGCAAGCCAATTACATGCACAAGAAAAAGAAAAAGATACAAATGAAAAAAAACATCCCATTGGTTATTGGGAGCGTAGTAATACGGTAGGATTAGATTTAACTCAGGTTTCATTCGTGAATTGGAACGCCGGCGGACAAAACTCAGTTTCGGCTTTAGCTAAAGGGCATTTTACCCGAAAACTTACTAAAGGCCGTTTGTTATGGAATAATGAATTAATTACGCGTTATGGTTTTAACAAGCAAGTTGACCGAGAAACAAGAAAAACGGACGACGTTTTTCAGATCAACTCAACCGCAGGTTACAGAACCGATTCAATTTCTAATTGGTATTATTCGGCTAAGTTTAATTTTATCACACAATTTACCAATGGTTATGCGTATCCAGATAAAACAAAACCCATTTCTAAACCTTTTGCGCCAGCATATTTATTTCTGGGTTTGGGTACCGAATATGTTGATAAGGTAAATAACTTTAACGTTTATCTTTCGCCATTTACAGCTAAGTTAACTTTGGTTTTAGACCAAATGTTAGCCAACCAAGGTTCGTACGGAGTTGAAAAAGCAGTTTACGACGAAGCGGGAAACCTAGTACGTTTGGGAGAAAAAACCAGAACTGAATTTGGTATTTTAGTTTCTGGGCAGTACAAAACGCAATTATGGGATAACATTAACTTAGATACACGCGCTTCGCTTTATACCGATTATTTAAATAGATTTGGAAATATTGATGTTGATTTACAAGCAAACTTAAATATGAAGGTTAACAAATACGTACAAGCTAGTATTTTTGCACATTTAATTTATGATGACGATATTAAGGCAGTACGCGAAGTTGATGGGCAAAACGTAAAAATTGGCCCGCATTCAGTTAAAACAAATTTTAGGTATTGGTTTAAATTATACCTTTTAAATAAAAAAAAGTTCAGCCAATTGGCTGAACTTTTTTTTATTTAATAACCTTGCTTTGATAATCAACTTTATCTCCTTTTATACGAACAAAATAAACACCTTTAGCCAAATCTGACATTTTTAATCGGGCAATGTTCGAAAAGTTATCCAATAATTCGCTTCGAAGTTGTTTGCCATGAATATCAAACAATTCTACCTGAATGGTTGAGGAATAATTAGGAATAGCAATAAACAAATCTTGCAACACCGGATTAGGATAAACCTTAATTTGAGGTTGTTCCGGAATTGTATTTGTTTGGTTGTTGCACGTTTCGGGACGCGTAAAATCTTCAACCTGATCTTTAATATCTTCAGGAAATTCGTTCAGTCCGGCAGAAGCATGTAAACCAACACCACGATCGGCAAAAGCTTGCCATATTTTACATGAATGTGCGCCATTGTACAGCAATTCGTCTGCTTTTAAAATAGCATTTCTACCCGTAATAAAGGACGGATTACACGGTTGTAACTTTAAACCATTCATCACCAACTGAAAAGCAATATAATTACCACTTGTAGGATTAGTAAAGCTGGCATCAAATCCAAAATCGTCAAGCAATAGCCAAGTTAAATCCCACAAAATGCTTGCCCAAACAGTTCCCACCTGATGTGCATTAACTTTTATAACGCCGTCGGTTGTAGTAAAACTTCGGTTCGTTATGGCATAGGTTGCCGGATTGATTTGTTTATCGGTGCTATAAGGATGCCTTCGAATACCTTGTGCATTTGTATTACCCCCGGAAACATAGCTACCAATTCCTACTGGTGCTTGTCCAGAATCGCCATTTTTAAGCTGTAACAACAACGAAAAATAATCAGACCAACCTTCGCCCATTTGCTCTGCAGAAATTAAACAAGATGCGTTGCCACGACCACCGGTTAATCGCGAGGTAACGCCGTGAGCAAATTCATGAATAATAATACTGTTGTCAAAACTTGCATCGTATATTTTTCTATGAATGGCTTGTTCAATTTCTATTTGAATTTCTTGCTTTTTGTTTAACTGTTCAATCCATAAATTACCGGTTTCGTAGCTCACAAAAACAGCTGGAATTGTAATTCTATTGTCGGAACCCGACATGGTAACCAATTCTTCATTCGGAATATTATTCATAACCACAACAGCAATTGCTCCAGCCAATTGTGCCTGATAAACCTTTTCGGTAAAACTACATCCACCACGAACAACTAAAGCAATGTTACCAGCTAAAGCATTTGCATTACTCGGAAACGTGCAACCGGAATTAGATCCGTCAGCATCGGTTACTAAAACAAGTTTTGCTGCAAAACCGTTCGGAAAAACTGGTACAGCAACGTGGCCAGCATCAAAAGCATTTGTGCTGGATTTATAAGCGCCCTTTATTTCTTCAGGTTCAGAAACAAAAACTAAATCTGCAGTATCTTGTTTCCATAAATACATTTGAATTCTGGGGCTAGATCCGTCGCGCGGAACAGAAATATTAGCATTGTTTACTCCAGATCCATCTTGTGCTTCAGCCAAAAGCGGATCAGAACCATCTAAATATCTAGAATTTAATCGATTGTATTGATTTTGCTGAAAATTCCCGCTATTTTCATCGAAGCCAAAGGCGTAAAACAAATCGTGCAACGCATTGGTGGTATAAAACAGATTGGTTATGGCAGCATCTGTGCTCTGAGAAGGCGGTGCTATTTCACCACGAAACGGAAACACGAACTTCAAATTAGGCCCACCGTCGGGTGAATAACCCGGCTTGTTTTCTGACTTATTATCTTCATACGCATAAACATTATTTCCGCGCGTTATGGTATAATCGGCACCTGGAAAGCCATCAACATCATGCCAACCAAAAGGAGAAGCAATTGGATGTGCAGGATTTTTTAACAATTGACGGGTATTTTGCAACGGCCCTGGCGTTTGAAAAGGAAAAA
This genomic window from Flavobacterium agricola contains:
- a CDS encoding nucleoside deaminase; translation: MENIFTDEYFMRIALSEAKNAFDAGEIPVGAVVVVNNQIIAKTHNLTEMLNDVTAHAEMQAITASANNLGGKYLHNCTLYVTLEPCQMCAGALYWSQISKVVYGAADEKRGYVALGANLHPKTKVLRGVLENECAQLMLDFFKKRR
- a CDS encoding DUF3078 domain-containing protein, which gives rise to MKKIIYLFTFLLLIASQLHAQEKEKDTNEKKHPIGYWERSNTVGLDLTQVSFVNWNAGGQNSVSALAKGHFTRKLTKGRLLWNNELITRYGFNKQVDRETRKTDDVFQINSTAGYRTDSISNWYYSAKFNFITQFTNGYAYPDKTKPISKPFAPAYLFLGLGTEYVDKVNNFNVYLSPFTAKLTLVLDQMLANQGSYGVEKAVYDEAGNLVRLGEKTRTEFGILVSGQYKTQLWDNINLDTRASLYTDYLNRFGNIDVDLQANLNMKVNKYVQASIFAHLIYDDDIKAVREVDGQNVKIGPHSVKTNFRYWFKLYLLNKKKFSQLAELFFI
- a CDS encoding M36 family metallopeptidase is translated as MLCKPTIKKITLFVFLFTYYTVFSQSHPDIIKGYFKQALNSSGSASAEVDVVIQSQNQVGSASVYYVQQQIHGIPIDKNQTTVVIKNNQITQVDRQFNTTTAAKLRPQNTSQKQNSMQAALQKALTLHGYQLPQTKPILTLALNQFQTWVVGYEAHPVFIDVVYAQTESGWLDLAYNIELYTADQQQLFVVQILASSLEVSKNTLLTLNCTAAHHNHSNSSFLSKNTIAEKNIKADSGYLVFPFQTPGPLQNTRQLLKNPAHPIASPFGWHDVDGFPGADYTITRGNNVYAYEDNKSENKPGYSPDGGPNLKFVFPFRGEIAPPSQSTDAAITNLFYTTNALHDLFYAFGFDENSGNFQQNQYNRLNSRYLDGSDPLLAEAQDGSGVNNANISVPRDGSSPRIQMYLWKQDTADLVFVSEPEEIKGAYKSSTNAFDAGHVAVPVFPNGFAAKLVLVTDADGSNSGCTFPSNANALAGNIALVVRGGCSFTEKVYQAQLAGAIAVVVMNNIPNEELVTMSGSDNRITIPAVFVSYETGNLWIEQLNKKQEIQIEIEQAIHRKIYDASFDNSIIIHEFAHGVTSRLTGGRGNASCLISAEQMGEGWSDYFSLLLQLKNGDSGQAPVGIGSYVSGGNTNAQGIRRHPYSTDKQINPATYAITNRSFTTTDGVIKVNAHQVGTVWASILWDLTWLLLDDFGFDASFTNPTSGNYIAFQLVMNGLKLQPCNPSFITGRNAILKADELLYNGAHSCKIWQAFADRGVGLHASAGLNEFPEDIKDQVEDFTRPETCNNQTNTIPEQPQIKVYPNPVLQDLFIAIPNYSSTIQVELFDIHGKQLRSELLDNFSNIARLKMSDLAKGVYFVRIKGDKVDYQSKVIK
- a CDS encoding 1-deoxy-D-xylulose-5-phosphate synthase translates to MSKVLKHISEPADLRQLPIADLPVVAQELRDFIIDIVSTKEGHLGASLGVVELTIALHYVFNTPNDLLVWDVGHQAYGHKILTGRKAIFDTNRQKNGISGFPKRAESEYDAFGVGHSSTSISAALGMALASALQGDTEKQHIAVIGDASIASGMAFEGLNHAGVTDANLLVILNDNAIGIDPSVGALKQYLTEVKAGTTHRANNIIKALNFDYSGPIDGHDIEGLIKELNRLKQIKGPKFLHVITTKGKGLKQAEEDQVLYHAPGKFNKETGDIYPKTEVGLPPKFQDVFGHTIVELAEKNPKIIGITPAMPTGSSLKYMMERFPDRAIDVGIAEQHAVTLAAGMATQGLVVFCNIYSTFLQRAYDQVIHDVALQNLPVIFCLDRAGLVGEDGATHQGVYDIAYLNCVPNLTLVAPLNEMELRNIMFTAQQGLSFPLAIRYPRGRGYHVNWKNEFETFVFSKVHQLNHGKKTAVLTTGTIGNQALNVILSNQNLKQNVSLYHFPTIKPLNEAELRKIAAKYEQIITIEEGSIVGGFGSSLAVFYNQEEINVKIKHLGVPDCIVEHATVLQQQEFCNLDENYLRNLLERYLNL